One window of Cellulomonas shaoxiangyii genomic DNA carries:
- the rnpA gene encoding ribonuclease P protein component, which yields MRRSADFQQTVRRGARGGRPTLVVHLTTTTDPGPPVVGLVVSRAVGNAVVRNVVRRRLRELVRARLDRLPAGARVVVRAQPASASATFTALGSDLDAALRRALGRAPAGRPVVP from the coding sequence ATGCGCCGCTCTGCCGACTTCCAGCAGACGGTGCGTCGCGGTGCGCGTGGGGGGCGACCGACGCTCGTCGTGCACCTCACGACCACGACCGACCCCGGCCCGCCGGTGGTCGGTCTCGTCGTGTCTCGGGCCGTCGGCAACGCCGTCGTGCGCAACGTGGTGCGTCGGCGCCTGCGGGAGCTGGTGCGAGCGCGGCTCGACCGGCTCCCCGCCGGCGCGCGGGTCGTGGTCCGGGCGCAGCCCGCTTCCGCGTCGGCGACGTTCACGGCACTGGGGTCGGACCTCGACGCCGCCCTGCGACGCGCCCTCGGTCGCGCGCCGGCTGGTCGGCCGGTCGTCCCATGA